The Malus sylvestris chromosome 14, drMalSylv7.2, whole genome shotgun sequence genome segment TTGGACCAAAAAGGATAATTTGATCCATTTAGCTTCCCGATGTTCGGTACGGCAGACCCATCGTTCTGAATGACAACGAGATTCAATATCGGATAGTTGGTTGGTGTGTGGGAACCACCTTCCAACATCAAGGTTGAATCGTCCCCCATATTCACCATCTCAACTTacatagaagaagaaaaaacatagCACCCACAATTGTGCAATAAAAACCTCACGGCAGCAGCAAGACAATGTGTTGCAATAAAGAAACTCACGGCAGTAGCAAGACAACGTGCTGCAATCCCAAGATACACGGTCTGACTGATTTCTGCAACAAACAGCGTAGGAACAAGTAGACAGAACACAACAGCAGAAGAAAATATTGTTTTACAATTTCTAGGGTTACGACAACTTGGCTCTGATGGCAAATAGAATTTTACGGGGCAATTTTTCACTGTATTACttcattgaaatatatatatatatatatatatatgtatgtatatattgttcTATAAGGAAACAAATAAAGGACACAAACAATATCCTACCTAATAAAGGACTCCTAATATTTACTATATTTTACATTCCTTTTTTTCCCTAAATACCGACTCACGTTTTACAGGGTAGACGCCATTATGTTGTTGCAGATTATTTGAACAGCCAAAACACCATTCTTCAAGGGGTTCTGATCAAATTAGAATTGATGGAGAGGAGTTAAGCTTTTATCCATCAAAGACAACAGGACTAAATTCTGCAAGACATAAAAGATACAGAAACCATCTAACTTGAAACACCTTCGGGGGCTCGTTTGGTTTGTTGGATTGGGTTGGATAACTCAATATATTCAAGTTATTATGTTgcagaaaaaaatgaagaaagttCGCCCACTTGAAGGTAGAAACTAGATTCTCGTTCCGTCGTGTCTAATATTTTCTAATCCCCACATAATGAAAATTCATTCACCTCTATCTCCAGAATACCTTGAAGTTTATGCTGTTATACAATTCAAGCCAATCTTAGCCACCAAAAGTCCCTAAATATCCGAACTTGAAGGAGAAACTTTCCCTATGGATTGAAGTCTGCCATGAGCAAAGCAGACCTCTTTTCTTACAAGTAAAGGAGTCAATGTTAGAATCTCAATCGGCTAGCGATTTTCACTCCCAGTTTCTCCTTTAGCACTCATTTACTAGTTTTCGTCTGTCAATTCAAGAGAGGATCGCAGAAGGAGAAAAATGGTGTGCGAAAATGTAAAATCATATCATGTTATTCTTAATCGTAAAATCCCAAAAACCCAACAAGGGAATTGAATcttagagaggagagagagagagagagagagagagatatgggGAAGTGACAAGATCCATTGGTGGCGAGACCGAGCATTGAGGCCGACGACAGTTCGAACAGGATGGCGGGGTGCATACCACTGGTGGTGTACGGATGACATGATTGAGACACCCTTACACAGTTTTTCTCGCAATTGTGAtgagtaaaaagtaaaaacttcTTGATGTTAAACGTTTTTTTTGGAAATCCTAGCCTTATATCCAATCCACCAACCCTTGCTGAAAGcctgaaagaaaatgaaaaactcCAAGCGACCCATAAGCCCCCCAACTCAACATATAAAAAACATACTCAAGCTTTTATACATTTCCAACTGTAACTGTTATTACAAAAAGTCGAGGTAAAAAAAGAGAAGGTAAATACCAAAATTTATTGATGGTAACTATCATCACAAAAAGTCGGGGTTAAAAACTCTTATTATACATGAGATTTCGGCATTGAACATCCGTTTTATGAGCTTTTACCAGCAGCTTTGGCCAATGAAGTGAAATTCAACCtgcaaataaaaggaaaagaaaacgagGTTCGAGAGACACAAACATTACTCAAACGAAGACTAATGCACCAGTTTTTCAGCGTATTTCTAGCATGCTGAATCAATCACTTATAACTGGAATGAAAGGGTATTAGATTTTGATTTGAGTCGTTGAATACCTGATGATCGGCTTTCTCTGAGCCACAGGCGGAGAAGGGGTTCCATTTGAGAATGGCGCCATAAGTTCAGCAGGCTTCaagaattaaaacaaaaaagaaaaaataactgTTAAAAGATTCAAAGAATAAGCACGTAAATGCGTTGGACAACCGAAAACACCAAGGCAGATAACAACACAGAATAAACTAGAAATGATCAGTTTTACCTTTCGATGTTCCAAAAATAATACCAAACAAAAaccttaagaaaaaaatatttcacaTGCAGCAGAATGTAGCACTCCACGAGGGAAGTAGAACTTAATTGAATGAAGAGATGAAAACATTGAAAGTTGAAAAATACGAGCACAAGTAATAGTTGTGTTTAACCTCAAGTTCCTCTGATCCTCCATTATATAAATCGGTGGAAGTGCCAGCTCCATTGCTATAACTTACTGGCGTTGCAACTGACACACTCTCCTCCGAAGCCTCCATTTGACCGACCTTCATATTTCCTGAAAGGTCCTTCACTTGATGTCTATATTCCAAATCATCTTCAAGCTCATCCACTTCTGGCAAAGCTTGGTGGGAAACACATGGACCGACCATAATCTTCTCTAGTACCCCTTCTTTAGAACTTGATGTATTCACAGCAGAAAATAGACTATTGACTGGTGGATTGCACCTTGACGATACTTCAGTCTGACCATTCTGATAAGGAATGTCTGCCGGGTTTTCTATCTTCCCTAAGCTAATTTTCACGTTATTATTGTCATTTTTGTTTGCATCGATACTGTCACATTTTGTGGAAAATGAACTGAAATTGCTGATAGGAGGGGTAGCCTCACAAACTTCATCACTGCAGAGATGTAAAGACTTGGCATCCCTTGAGTCAGACTCTACATTATCATCCGCCCGCTTTCTCTTCTGTCCACTATCTGATCCATTTCCTTCACATGATTTTTCTGCTTGAGCATCACCAGAAGCCTTCAGTTCTGAACTACGCCTGCTGTCCCAAGTAACTTTTGATGGGCGCAATGGTCGAACACCACCAGGAAACACAAAATTAGGAATGTTTCTGCGTTTTACATGGGATACACGGATCTCCATTCCAGGCTTCAATAACGTGTAATGGTTGACAGCATTCTTAAATTCCTCAACAGTTCCCCTTATGTCAAACTGCTCGCCTTCAGTGACTGGAACTCCTTGTTTTCGTTGTAGGCCCATAAAGAACGAACTATGAAAAGGTCTCATTCTGTCTGAAAAATCACCTGGATGCGGGTGACACTGCAGCATGTCATATGTGTACCTCTCAATCTGGAGATTTTCCAACACAAACAGATGAATAAGGATCAGAGAGGCAGAGGTAAAAAGAgaggggagagggagagagggagagagggagtgagGTGAGAAAAAGGGAGGGGGGTGGttggtggagagagagagagagagagagagagagagagaaagagagagagagggagagagagagaataagtAAAAGGTTCACCTTCAGGGTTAGTTGACGGAGACGAGACTCAACCCAGCCTTTCCATTTTCTAAAGTCATCAGCATTTTCTGCACTGATGTCTATCTGTAAATAATTCTTATATGCTTCAAAGAAAGCATAAGACTCAAAAAGGGTATCCCAATCAGCCTTATTTGCTTCCATAGCCTGCAAGAACTACCAAATATCAAACTCGGGAACACAGAGAGAgagtgcatgtgtgtgtgccaaTGCCACAATATTCCCATTATGCAGATTTTTTTAAGGGATACAATTCCACTAAGAAACTCGTCTACAGATATCATTGACAAAGACCAACGTCCAGCCCAATAGGTGTGCAACCCATGGCCATGATGACTTAGGAAGGAACCAAATATAGATTCAAACACAGGCAACTACAAATAGCGGACCCTCCCGTAGACCTTGAGCAACAAACAAAATTGGAATGACTTTGCTTAACGCGAACAGCAGAACTGGTATAATGCCCATGAAAAATCAACCATTTAAAATGAAAACTAGATATGTTACAGTCATGGCCTAGTTAATAAGAACAAGAATATCACTACTCCGCTTGGCCCAATGATTACAAAATACATGTCAATGAGGAACCTACATGTTTTTTGTTCGGAAAGAAGATATCAAAACTCGAATGGAGCATCATACCTCACAGATTTCATTACCCCTCTGAAACTCCTCTAACATGATACGCAAAGTACTTGCGGACACATTGTAGCTAGAGTTCATACTGGGATAAGCCGGAGTAATTATAGGCATCAAATGATACTTGTCCTTTATATATCTTCTAGGATCCCAAACCTGAAGTCCAAGAGACCCATCTTCAATAGCACAAAGCATGACTGGGTTTGGCCAACGCCACTGAGTATATACCCTGAAGAACCGAGAAACTAGCATATTAGGCAGTGCATTCGGGTAAAGTTGGCATATGCGAGCAACAAGCAATGCCCAGTTTATACCACCAAGAAACCCTGTAACCTGCTCGTGACAGAAACACACATCATAAGTAAAAACAATACAGTGAGAATTATAGAATAATCTAGCACATCAGCAATCCCCCACCATACATTTGAATAAACACCACGACACTTTGCCCATAACCTCATGCATCTTAATGTTGTGCGGAAACTCTGCAATCCAAAAGCTAGATACATGATGAGAAGCAAAAAGATGCTAAACAGATTAAAAACAGAAATCCCTATGCAAATAAGCTAATCATTGATGGTGAGAACCTGAATGTTAGGGACTAAACGCAGAATTTGGTCTGTAACTCTACAGCCATTGAGACTACGAACTGTCTGTTCATCTGCATTCTGTAGTATTGAGTCTTGTGATATATCCAAGTCCTGCTCCAAATGGAAAACATTTAAAACAAACGATACCATAGTTTTTATGGGATAATGCATGCAAAATTAAAAGATGAGAAGGTGTTCAATTGTTAATATAAAACTTCAAACATATAGCCAGCACTTACTTCAGGAACAACCCAAAGTGCCAGTTGTGCATAAAGAAGATCTATTGAAACCCCACTGAACTTAAATTTCATAACTGGGACGTGAGCATCAGGAACGGGATGCAACTCTGTCACTTCAGACATCTCAGACAGCATCCTATGTAACTCGCCAAAGAAATCTCCCTACACCAAAGttataaaagaaattgaaagtTGATAAGTGATAGTGATATACTGCAAAAAAATAACTCCAACTTATTGCACAGTAAAAGGTAAGGCTGATCATACTTCTCGAGTTGCATGTCTAGGTCCAACACAGAGTGTGTCTATATCTGCTCCAGGGCCATGAACCTGACAATAAGGGGAaaatgagaaaaagaaaggaatacGTGAAACTTCAAATGGGAAAAAATTAACTTAGAATAACACCACAGATTCCACGTCCAAATAGCATTATTTACAAGAAGACTCACAACTTATCAACAAAAGGGCACAGACAAGAAGAGACTGACCCATAATAACAATTCAGTCAAGATGTTACCCTCTTTTCCTACAAACTAGTAACAAATCAAGGCACACATAGAGAACACGAAGCAAGAATGGTGAACAACGACAATTCTTTCAAGTTTCAAGATTCCGGCTTATTATTATAAAGGTTAACAATTTGAGACAAAGAACATATTAAGAATTACAAGAAATTTAATGAGAGAGAAACCAATaaaacatttttctttcttttaagaTAAACAAAGTGTATGTTTCTGGTTAGGGTTCAAGTGTCACTTAATATACGACAATAACACAACTGAAATCCAGAACAATGCCATACAACAAGAGAAGTTTATGATTTGCATCTACAATCCACAAGCACTGTCAAAGGTCTTTAAGATAAAACTGTCCAACAGTTAAGACAGGCATTAAAGGACAATTGCAAACACAGAAACCCTCCATAGAGTGGGAAGgaaaagaggaaaagagctTCATACCCCTAGCCGATATGAACCGAAGGTGAAAATCTTAGCATTTGCTTCATGCACCAATTGCTCGTTCAAACCCTTCGTCCGGCTAATTGTTTTAACCCACGTCTTCACAATCTGACTTGGATTTCAGCACCAATATCATACATTACAATCAGAGAATACAATATCAGACATATATCATTGATATAACTGgaggaaaaggaaataattgAACATGAACCAACAATGTGCAACTGATCAGCTCAATCACGAACACAACAATAACAACAGGAACATAAAAGATTAGTTCAACCTGGTCTAGCCTGCCAAGAACCTCCTCCCTACCCACAGCCTCTTCCTGACTCTCGTACAATCCAGCATCTTGCAAATACTGAAGAACCCACAAAAAAAGTAAAGTCAAAATTCAGCAAAACCTCAGCTAAACACCCAAAATTCAGCTATGAATCATAAAAACATCAATCAAACCACAACCTTTTCGAGTTCTCGAGTTTTGATCACATCATACTCCGTCGGACCGCCCAGAGAAATGGGCTCTGTAATGCCTAACCGCTGCCCATTATTTCGGTTGCTTAATGCAGGGCTCCCCATTTACAATGTGAATAAAAGTTCGATTTTTTGTATATACTTACATATCAGAATACATGGGAATTGGGGTAGTGCAGTCAAGAACaaatttttattgatgatatttttgcactttttattcttttctttttttttttttccttcttcctttccaaaataattaaatcgtaaccaaacaaatcaaaaacagaaaaataataatcaagTAATTCTCAGTTACACATGATACTGGGTATAATCCCCAAAAGCTACAAAGGAGAAAAGACTGATGACAAAATTgaacaaaccctaaccctataTTTTCGATATCGCAATACAAAGTGTACAAATTCACCAATTTCCAACCCTGAGCCCTAACCCCAGACAGCGGAGAAGGAGCAACAGCACCGATTGACGCCCAGAAATTGAGTGGACCACGCCAAAAGTCTCCGGCTTTTCAGAACCGACGGTGTGGGCCTTCGGCGGTGGTCACCATCGGAGCCTGAGAATCATCGAGGAGAAGAAAACCTGGAACAATCGCGGGAGGAGGCAAATAGATAGAGATAGATAGCTTTCATAGAGTGAGTAGAAGGGGAGAGAGAACCCTATTGGCTTTTGGGAGATCGTATTTcgtcatatataaatatatattgcgTTTAGTTCTGTTTATGCGAATTTActaaacaatattttttttttttttatgcatattcaaaacaaagctgttttttttatttggctttttagttaaaatggtttgcataacacataactttaatcccttgagatttaaaataataaaagtgataactgagattgtccaccatccattattttgatcattccgttTATAAACTCCGTTAAGTTGAGGGAATAACACATAATTTTGCTTTCTAAGATAATGAATGGTAGACAATCTTAGATACCACTCctattaattttaaatctcGGGAACCAAAGTTATATGTTATGAAAATCTCAAGAactattttagctaaaaaaccttttttattattgaaagaCGGCGTTATTCACGCTCCCTTttaattcactttttttttttaatttccaaccgtcggatcagatgaattgaagaagatcaaatgacaaaaTCAAAAAAGAGCCCCCCAAATAAATTAGTGTTGGCAAATAAATCTTCACAACCCTCACAATTAAGACATAAAAACATCAAGATGTCCATAGATAGATCTTTTTACAAAAGTTACATGCATAATTCATGAAGTTCCGAACTTCTCAGACACAATTGATGTACATACGCAGGCGCGTCCCAAATCaaaatgattcacaaaggcacAACTTTCCTCCTCCAGTTCAGCCTTTAGTCTTTGGACCGAGTACACAGAAACTACATGATTTTACAACAGAAGGGTGTCTGTGCAAGTAGCGAAGCAAGATCAGAGTGCCGATTCACCGTCCCTCCTGAGCAATTCCTGCACAGGAATAACTCGATTAAGTCACCGCTTAATCGAGAATGCAGTTTTACACGtgaattgaattgatttttcttctACCGTTTAAACTAACTTATGTAGAGGCTAGCATAGGCCGCCTCGTATCCTGTTACCGTGTGTGCATGTGCTGTGTGGTTCAAAACGACTTGGCTAGTTAAATACAATCCTTCAATAACTATATGAGTCGCCTCCGCATACAAGCATCTAAGGGTACCATTACCTGTTTGGTAGCTGCGATTGACTTGCGTtgcctttctttcttctcaagCAAGCATTCTCCGCACCAGCTGGAGAAATCTTTCTGATATTTCTTCATCTCTCTGAAGACGGAACTGTAAGGAGATAGTTTAATTAGTATTGGCCTAAAAAGGTTCTTAAATCCTGCACGTTCTATATCACAAAAAAGGATTCTACCAAAATGCTAACGCACACCAAACCACGGTAAATTTAGGATTTCGGCCAAATTTTAGATAAACTAAGATGcaggaaatttatcaaaatCTATAGCTGCTTAAAGAATACCTTCTGCACCATAGAATTAAATTGATGCGATGACCAGATGTTGTAGCTCTAGCACCGTGCCGGTGACGGCCACGATGAAGCACAGCATATCCTGGAACATGGGCATAATCAAAGATCTCCTGCTTTTAAACAACATACTCCATCAATAAGTTTACAACCACCTATGAAAAATAGCAGGCATCAACTGTGTATAACTTTTAAGTTGCACGATATAgacaataaaattgaaaaaaaaaacaaaagataaataaGTTTTAGATGGTAATGATTGGTTACCAAACACCAATATTTCAAATGACGAGAAGCAAATAAAGTTAGTCAAAACTGCAGCAAAAAcattattgataattaaattaaaaaaaaaactctaaa includes the following:
- the LOC126599839 gene encoding nuclear poly(A) polymerase 1-like encodes the protein MGSPALSNRNNGQRLGITEPISLGGPTEYDVIKTRELEKYLQDAGLYESQEEAVGREEVLGRLDQIVKTWVKTISRTKGLNEQLVHEANAKIFTFGSYRLGVHGPGADIDTLCVGPRHATREGDFFGELHRMLSEMSEVTELHPVPDAHVPVMKFKFSGVSIDLLYAQLALWVVPEDLDISQDSILQNADEQTVRSLNGCRVTDQILRLVPNIQSFRTTLRCMRLWAKCRGVYSNVTGFLGGINWALLVARICQLYPNALPNMLVSRFFRVYTQWRWPNPVMLCAIEDGSLGLQVWDPRRYIKDKYHLMPIITPAYPSMNSSYNVSASTLRIMLEEFQRGNEICEAMEANKADWDTLFESYAFFEAYKNYLQIDISAENADDFRKWKGWVESRLRQLTLKIERYTYDMLQCHPHPGDFSDRMRPFHSSFFMGLQRKQGVPVTEGEQFDIRGTVEEFKNAVNHYTLLKPGMEIRVSHVKRRNIPNFVFPGGVRPLRPSKVTWDSRRSSELKASGDAQAEKSCEGNGSDSGQKRKRADDNVESDSRDAKSLHLCSDEVCEATPPISNFSSFSTKCDSIDANKNDNNNVKISLGKIENPADIPYQNGQTEVSSRCNPPVNSLFSAVNTSSSKEGVLEKIMVGPCVSHQALPEVDELEDDLEYRHQVKDLSGNMKVGQMEASEESVSVATPVSYSNGAGTSTDLYNGGSEELEPAELMAPFSNGTPSPPVAQRKPIIRLNFTSLAKAAGKSS